The window CTTTAGATTCAATATCAGTTCTAAATTCTCTGTTTCTTGCAGTTCTTTCTGCTGTTTCTGGAGTCAAGCTCAAGATTCCTGAACTTCACGAGAGTATGTCTGAATCTGTTTAGCTTATTTACACAACATATATCAAAAGCTAATGTctagttttgtttattttttgttcttgttTCCAGATTATGTTGTCATCATCTCTTGTATCATCTTGGTGGCGATATTCTCAGTGCAGCGTTATGGTACGCATAGGGTGGCCTTCATTTTCGCACCAATCTCCACTGCTTGGCTTCTCTCGATCAGCAGCATTGGAGTTTACAACACAATCAAATGGAACCCTCGTATAGTCTCTGCCCTTTCACCGGTTTACATGTATAAGTTCCTCAGAAGCACTGGCGTAGAAGGGTGGGTTTCACTTGGTGGAGTTGTTCTTTCAATCactggtaaaaaaaaattagttatttatcttattaaaacatttATCTTATATGAAACTAACATTTAATTACCCTAAATAACGATTTGTGCCATTAGAactattttttagatatttattaaagataatttcgtcatattaaattttgtcaaaaatatttaaatatttttaaaataaaataaaaaaagatattttaaaatattgcttttccataaaataaataaatatcttttttttttttaaatctaaatgtATATTTCGTTTTTACTATAGTAAAATTGTATCATTTTCTAAATAACTGAATATTTTCGTCATAATtattacatattattataacttaattttatacaaaaatataattgttaatatatcttaaaattagtaactatataatatagttataaaagaataaaattgttaatatatattaaacttttaCATCTACAATTATATAGTatctaaaataactaaataactaaacataaataaaatttgttaaaaatattccCGCATTTTTAAAAAGCAGGTTAGAATCTAGTTAAACTGTTATAACATCATCATAGATTATCTTCCTCATTCTTCTATTGTGTTTATTCTTCTTAGGTGTTGAGACCATGTTTGCTGACTTAGGTCACTTCTCTTCCTTGTCCATAAAGGTAAGACCCTTAACTTTATTAGATATGGTTTCAAATGAAAAGCTTCCTCTTTTAGTAACACAAAGGGAGTTCAGGTGGCTTTCTCGTTCTTTGTATACCCATGTTTGATTCTTGCATACATGGGTGAGGCTGCATTTCTCTCTAAACACCATGAAGACATCCAGAGAAGCTTCTACAAGGCGATACCCGGTAAACAACAGAACAAAACGGTTTAGTGTGTGATTATAGTCAATTAGCTGATAACCCACAAGTTATGTTTTGCAGAGCCTGTGTTCTGGCCAGTGTTCATCATAGCTACATTCGCAGCTGTGATTGGAAGCCAAGCTGTCATATCCGCAACGTTTTCAATCATAAGTCAATGTTGTGCGCTTGATTGCTTTCCTAGGGTCAAGATCATTCACACTTCAAGCAAAATCCATGGACAAATCTACATCCCTGAAGTAAATTGGATGTTAATGTGCCTTTGCTTGGCTGTCACGGTAGGGTTAAGAGACACTAACATGATCGGTCACGCATACGGTaaaacatcatcatcattaacATAAACTTcttatttcttatatatattatataaacaacTCAAAAACGAGAATAAAGATGCAATTACAAGCCGACTCGAACAAAATTACTCAAtttaaaagttcatattaaggtttttaaaataatttctattGTTTCTGCAGGGCTTGCTGTGACATCCGTGATGCTTGTAACCACATGTTTGATGACATTAGTAATGACAATCGTGTGGAAACAGAGAACCATTACAGTTCTTGCTTTCTTGCTCTGTTTCGGTTCCATAGAGCTTCTCTACTTCACGTCATGCGTCTACAAAATACCCGAAGGAGGATGGATCCCTATTCTCCTCTCCTTGACATTCATGGCTGTTATGTACATCTGGAACTACGGAACTACAAAGAAACATGAGTTCGACGTTGACAATAAGGTCTCAATAGACCGGATCATCGCTTTAGGACCGAGTATTGGGATGGTGAGGGTTCCAGGGATAGGATTGGTCTACACTAATCTAGTGACAGGAGTTCCAGCTGTGTTCGGACACTTCGTGACGAACCTGCCTGCGTTTCACCGGATCCTTGTCTTTGTATGCGTGAAGTCGGTTCAGGTTCCGTAcgttggagaagaagagaggTTTGTGATAAGCAGAGTGGGGCCAAAGGAGTATGGGATGTTTAGAAGTGTGGTTAGGTATGGATACAGAGATGTTCCAAGGGAAGTGTATGATTTTGAGAGCCGGTTAGTGTCTGCTATTGTGGAGTTCGTTGAAACCGAACCGGGAGGTGGAGAAGGGTATGAgttgaggaggaggagaaaggAGGAAAGTTTGGAGATAATGGAGGCGAAAGAGGCAGGAGTAGCGTATATATTGGGACAGTCTTACGCAAAGGCGAAGCAGTCTTCTTCCGTGTTGAAGAAGTTAGCGGTGAATGTTGTGTTTGCGTTTATGAGCACGAATTGCAGAGGAACAGATGTTGTTCTTAATGTTCCTCATACTTCTCTGCTTGAAGTTGGGATGGTTTATTATGTTTAGAAGAGAGAAAGATGTTTAGGTTTAACATAAATTAGATCAATACAGTACAGTGTAGCGGAGAGACAGGAGAGTTCTAACAGAGAGGTCAGTGTGTTGCATTTGCTAGTGTTTAATGTGTAAATATACTTACAAGTAATGAATGAAATATGTTTGTCAATTGTGATAGTTAACAAAAGACTGAGGAAAAATTGGAATATATAATAATCATAACATTATAAAGTAAACTGAATTCTAATATGTTTAAaaccatatatttatatcataatGCTTCTTATGGTCAAATTGGTGTATAACATCTTCATTACGTCTCTGAGCACATAGTGGAGATGTGTTATATAACAATTTGGCCATAGAAAATATGGTTTTAAACTTATTTGaatttggtttaaaatttaaatttatttttacattttcgtTTCAACTTTCCAATATATTATAAAAGttcataaaaatattactattttacatAAGAGTATTTTATAACCTTCGTATTAATATTTTGGtataatttatagtttaataTCCAACATACTACTTAATTACCATCTAACATATAGTAGAAACGATAAGAAAATGTGTTATATGTTATTagatattttagatattattatattaacATTCTAAAAGCGttgtcaacaaaaaaaacattctaaaaaccaaaaaccattaatttatattttcatatattagcctatatattatacaattgtttttttcattGAGAAACCCACCTACACCTATCCTACTTGCACACCTATAATATCAAAAGAGGATCATACATCTCTACGCTCTCAGCTTGACATAAAACAAAGGCATTATTGAAGGTCACAGTGAATTTGCTACATAAAATATGAGTTTTAAgtgtatatgtatatttacataATGCCTTTGTTTTATGTACACAGTTCGCTTCATCAAGCAAAATTGGTGTCAGCATTCTTGCAATGTTTCCTTGTACCTCTTTCATTACAAGttaatgatatttacaattATCTAGACATGTATTTCGACTTTTGTGAAACCAAAATATCTCCTCTCCCTTATATGCTTTATCCCACtcctttttcaaaaataaaactcaCTCGGTTGTGACATTATTCAAACTCATACCATGATCTAGTTTTGGCCCAActttccttcagacctcgtgtTATGGCAAGTAAACTATGTGAACCTTGAAGGTTTCTCAACCTCTCGCACTTGGGAAACAATCAGATTCCTCAGCCTGTAAACGACGGGACGTATTATGCCTGGTTCAAAGGAGGTGTTCCCAAACATGCATTCACTTTTCGGATTGCATATCATGATACATTGGTGACAACAGCTAGACTTGCAGTATAGGGACTAAATATCTAAACTGACTGTTGCCTGTTGCCTatgcaactatgttttcctcaCAGGCGTGGCAATCAACATCAATCCATACTTGTGCTGCACTTATCGAACGGCTTGCCATCAATGCCTCCTCAACACTTATCTTACGCTTAGCAAAAAGGTTTATTATCGGAACTAGGGTTAAACCCGCCCGTacacaaatatacaaataatttaaatatatttaaaatgtttaattcaTTTTTAGCTAAACattaatttactttttatatatttatcatgttAAACTTGTCTATCTATTTTACAaatcataaatttaattatctcttaaaatcataaaatagattttttgtttAAGTTTACGATATGTCACctcaattatttttaacaaaacaacatctttttttttctgaacaatAACAAAAGAACATCTAACAAATAGTTGTAGACTTAATCTAAATcgaatattaaattttctaagTTGCTCTCACTTTTATATACAGTCACATACAAAAAGTATTATCGTAAACTAAGTTTGTCATCATCTACTTTTATCGTGAAAAATCATCATCTGTCGACTTAAAAGAACCGTTTCTTATGTGTTTGCCTCTTAAAATTTTCCGACAaacaataatgttttttttttattttaatatatatgaagatgTTTACTTATTatgtattgtatatttacttattcatatatacaaaataagaaacaaaaatgtttaCCTTATTCTCTAAATTAGCACATCTCATTTAATTTTCGATGATCCTAGACTGCTTTTGTTACAATGAAACAATAATGTGATAAAGGCCAAacgaatattattaaaattaatcacaTGATTTGACCGAGCTAcgattcattaaaataaaagcaAGTTTACCCACCACAAAGAAATATCAAGTTTAGAGATAAGAGAGTTGATTTTGCCACTGCATCAGCCTCTTTATTACATAATATagggatacgatggaaacatcAAGCTTTAAAGAAGCTGCTGAAATGGTCAATATCAAAGAGAATGCCATTACTCTCCTTGATGAGTCTGTAGCTTGGAGCAAATTAGACAACATGGATGCCTTAAAATCGAAGAAAAAATATGAACAATAGTTTGTCATATACTTGTGAAATAAGTTGATCATGCTAAGCGTTATCCCTATATAcctatagatattatatattaaaatttgtttaactttatatataatttgatagtAAATGTGACGTAACGTTTTACAATAATACAATGTtttctaaattaaattattatccTAAAAAATGTGTAAATAAGAATTATGATGTTAATATCTGAATGATGAAAATCAACTGAtaaaataaatctttattaGTAAAGAAGAGTAAGCCAAACCGATGGTTATGTTTTTATACAtgcaataaaaacatatattataaaagaaaagtaaaacatATTTATGGATATTAATTATTAAGTAATCGATTGAAGTTAAACTTGTGATCACTCTAAAGTCTAATGCCATTGTGCTCActctaattattaattattaaattataaaagaaaaatatatttatggatATTAATTATTAAGTAGTGCCATTGTGATTACTCTAATTAAATGGAtggtatatattttacattcaGAAATTTCTTACTCACCTTTGTGAATAGtaacatattttgtaattattagtGGTTGTGATAATGCTTATTAAGAGTCGGCTGCTATTCCGGATGagttttagttttgatttactTGCATGAGAAGTAAGGAAGAATATGTGTTTTAATTTTGTAACCATATATGAGAGTGAATAAAATAACATTAGAGAGGATGAGTTTAACATTTTCACCGAAGCAACATATAAACTATCCCTCCACAGCTTTAAAGTGATTTGTTGTCGTTCACGCATGATGTTATGtgtcattctttttttttgcttaatgtTATGTGTCATTCTCGCACTCCTAATgttttgttttcaatatatCTCGTGGAATGTTGTTATTATGTAGATTTAATGAACCATATGTAACTTG of the Brassica rapa cultivar Chiifu-401-42 chromosome A03, CAAS_Brap_v3.01, whole genome shotgun sequence genome contains:
- the LOC103857290 gene encoding potassium transporter 1, producing MFLFISKILQKRRKNKAVNENLQSFFFAPKTHHSSPLFPHSLASFSLSSHYYILSVSPNFSSETKTENISFLTAMNQSPTVIEQGISRQHLKTVSCANVLTLAYQSLGVIYGDLSTSPLYVYKTTFSGKLSLHEDDEEIFGVFSFIFWTFTLIALFKYVFIVLSADDNGEGGTFALYSLLCRYAKLSVLPNHQEMDEKLSTYATGSPGETSQSAAVKSFFETHPKSQKCLLIFVLLGTCMAIGDSVLTPTISVLSAVSGVKLKIPELHENYVVIISCIILVAIFSVQRYGTHRVAFIFAPISTAWLLSISSIGVYNTIKWNPRIVSALSPVYMYKFLRSTGVEGWVSLGGVVLSITGVETMFADLGHFSSLSIKVAFSFFVYPCLILAYMGEAAFLSKHHEDIQRSFYKAIPEPVFWPVFIIATFAAVIGSQAVISATFSIISQCCALDCFPRVKIIHTSSKIHGQIYIPEVNWMLMCLCLAVTVGLRDTNMIGHAYGLAVTSVMLVTTCLMTLVMTIVWKQRTITVLAFLLCFGSIELLYFTSCVYKIPEGGWIPILLSLTFMAVMYIWNYGTTKKHEFDVDNKVSIDRIIALGPSIGMVRVPGIGLVYTNLVTGVPAVFGHFVTNLPAFHRILVFVCVKSVQVPYVGEEERFVISRVGPKEYGMFRSVVRYGYRDVPREVYDFESRLVSAIVEFVETEPGGGEGYELRRRRKEESLEIMEAKEAGVAYILGQSYAKAKQSSSVLKKLAVNVVFAFMSTNCRGTDVVLNVPHTSLLEVGMVYYV